In the Pygocentrus nattereri isolate fPygNat1 chromosome 19, fPygNat1.pri, whole genome shotgun sequence genome, one interval contains:
- the LOC108424051 gene encoding G-protein coupled receptor 87-like, translating into MAPNCSNHSSSTMVPSLVFASLYSVVFVAGLLLNSMAAWVFFQIRTEKRTFKLYLRNMVAADLLMTLTLPVTILSEARVGPWWLPAISCRYTAVLYYCSMYTNILFLGLVALDRYLKIVRPFGGKCRDCLYSYSFTLAMAAMVWLAMLMLSLPNTILTNGEVKPETAENCTCLKNELGIIWHGVVVYINIGIFFTVLIILVMCYIAILRHIRLSSAQFVIGGPARQREAKSGQNVLVVVVVFFICFVPYHLWRFPFTISQIHVTFTPEVKNILSNGKRATLFLSSCNVCLDPIIYFLMCKSFRSKLAQMLGCQSPKQKSSIYSPITEKKQILVLRFKENSSS; encoded by the coding sequence ATGGCTCCTAACTGCTCAAACCACTCGTCTTCTACCATGGTGCCCTCCTTGGTTTTTGCCTCGCTTTACTCAGTGGTGTTTGTGGCTGGCCTGCTTCTGAACTCCATGGCGGCGTGGGTCTTCTTCCAGATCCGCACCGAGAAGAGGACCTTCAAGCTGTACCTGAGGAACATGGTGGCAGCTGACCTGCTCATGACTCTCACACTGCCGGTCACCATTCTCAGCGAGGCCCGTGTGGGACCGTGGTGGCTTCCAGCGATATCCTGCCGCTACACCGCAGTGCTCTACTACTGCTCCATGTACACCAACATCCTCTTCCTGGGCCTTGTGGCTCTGGATCGCTACCTGAAGATTGTGCGACCGTTCGGTGGCAAGTGTAGGGACTGCCTCTACAGCTACTCCTTCACCTTAGCCATGGCTGCTATGGTGTGGCTGGCCATGCTGATGCTGTCACTCCCCAACACCATACTGACCAACGGAGAAGTGAAGCCGGAGACAGCAGAAAACTGCACATGTCTAAAAAATGAACTGGGGATAATTTGGCATGGGGTGGTGGTCTACATCAACATAGGGATTTTCTTCACTGTGTTGATCATCCTGGTGATGTGCTACATAGCCATCCTCAGGCACATTCGTCTCTCTTCTGCCCAGTTCGTGATAGGGGGACCAGCGCGGCAGAGGGAGGCCAAGTCTGGACAGAACGTTCTGGTGGTTGTGGTGGTGTTTTTCATCTGCTTCGTGCCATATCATCTATGGAGGTTCCCATTCACCATCAGCCAAATTCACGTAACCTTCACCCCGGAAGTGAAGAACATACTGTCGAATGGGAAAAGGGCTACGCTCTTCTTGTCGTCCTGCAACGTGTGCCTGGACCCCATCATTTACTTCCTTATGTGTAAGTCTTTCAGGAGCAAGCTAGCTCAGATGCTAGGATGTCAATCACCCAAACAGAAATCTTCAATCTACTCGCCCATCACTGAAAAGAAACAGATATTAGTGCTGCGGTTTAAGGAGAACTCCTCGTCATAG